In Callithrix jacchus isolate 240 chromosome 18, calJac240_pri, whole genome shotgun sequence, one DNA window encodes the following:
- the CRP gene encoding C-reactive protein: MSMEKLLYFLVLTSFSHAFGQTDMSTKAFVFPKESDNSYVSLKAQSTKPLKAFTVCLHVYTELSLTRGHSIFSYATKKQSNEILIFWSKGRGYTLTVGGPEVLFETSEVTAPVHICTSWESASGIVEFWLDGKPRVRKSLQKGYTVGTEASIILGQEQDSFGGGFETNQSLVGDIGNVNMWDFVLSPDQINTVYAGGTFSPNVLDWRALKYEVHGEVYTKPQLWP, encoded by the exons ATGAGCATGGAGAAGCTGTTGTACTTCCTGGTCTTGACCAGCTTCTCTCATGCTTTTGGCCAGACAG ACATGTCCACGAAGGCTTTTGTGTTTCCCAAAGAGTCGGATAATTCCTATGTATCCCTCAAAGCACAGTCAACGAAGCCTCTCAAAGCCTTCACTGTGTGCCTGCACGTCTACACGGAACTGTCCTTGACCCGTGGGCACAGCATTTTCTCTTATGCCACCAAGAAACAATCTAATGAGATTCTCATATTTTGGTCTAAGGGTAGAGGATACACTCTTACAGTGGGTGGGCCTGAAGTGTTATTCGAGACTTCCGAAGTCACAGCTCCAGTACACATTTGTACAAGCTGGGAGTCTGCCTCAGGGATCGTGGAGTTCTGGTTGGATGGGAAGCCCAGGGTGAGGAAGAGTCTGCAGAAGGGATACACTGTGGGGACAGAGGCAAGCATCATCCTGGGGCAGGAGCAGGATTCCTTCGGTGGGGGCTTTGAGACAAATCAGTCCTTGGTGGGAGACATTGGAAATGTGAACATGTGGGACTTTGTGCTGTCACCAGATCAGATTAACACTGTCTATGCTGGTGGGACCTTCAGTCCTAATGTCCTGGACTGGCGGGCACTGAAGTATGAAGTGCACGGTGAAGTGTACACCAAGCCCCAGCTGTGGCCCTGA